In Antechinus flavipes isolate AdamAnt ecotype Samford, QLD, Australia chromosome 3, AdamAnt_v2, whole genome shotgun sequence, a genomic segment contains:
- the LOC127558384 gene encoding fetuin-B-like isoform X1, whose protein sequence is MILTLSLGLLVLVHSAWSTSPPGQILQTHPLLLKPSCNDSRVLSMAGFALEKINEDRKEGYIFRLNRVADVREHHQAGSGSVYYLTLDVVDTNCHVLSKKNWKDCEIGQFFESVYGQCKAIFYVNLPRRILDLPAYNCTIRPVSRRELATLCPDCPVYITNFSDPRIFQTVSESLEKINKETTVGKAFHLFKVTKVLTYWVRGPSYSVEFLVTESPCTKSLPKKCLPPPANAQPVGICKGSLSGDHIKKYVSGTCEFFQSQPTLAPESHPPEHQVPQQLASSTDAPPLEEPKGSVQLLPDPSVGKFEDFQEKRPIVTFPVHVSLTTEPLGEVLHLPSHYLLEKEELPIVLPFPEGLRSNECPGPAEYPNSLILPP, encoded by the exons ATGATCCTCACTCTCTCCCTGGGCCTCTTGGTCCTGGTGCACAGTGCCTGGAGTACATCTCCCCCAGGTCAGATCCTCCAGACTCATCCTCTCCTCCTGAAGCCCAGCTGCAATGACTCTCGAGTATTGTCTATGGCGGGCTTTGCTTTGGAAAAGATCAATGAGGACCGGAAGGAAGGCTACATCTTCAGACTCAATCGAGTGGCTGATGTCCGAGAACATCATCAG GCAGGTTCAGGCTCCGTGTACTACCTCACCCTTGATGTAGTAGATACGAATTGTCACGTGCTCAGCAAGAAAAACTGGAAGGATTGTGAGATTGGGCAGTTCTTCGAATCA GTTTATGGCCAGTGCAAAGCCATATTTTATGTTAACTTGCCAAGAAGAATTCTCGACTTACCTGCCTATAATTGCACCATTCGTCCAG TTTCCAGAAGAGAACTTGCCACATTGTGCCCCGATTGCCCTGTGTACATTACCAACTTCTCAGATCCAAGGATTTTTCAAACTGTTAGTGAATCTCTGGAAAAAATCAACAAGGAGACTACAGTGGGGAAGGCATTTCatctcttcaaagttaccaaaGTTCTTACTTAT tGGGTCAGGGGCCCTTCCTACTCCGTGGAATTCTTAGTCACCGAGTCTCCCTGCACCAAGTCGCTGCCTAAAAAATGTCTGCCACCACCTGCTAATGCCCAG CCTGTAGGGATTTGCAAGGGTTCCCTAAGTGGTGACCACATCAAAAAATATGTCTCTGGGACGTGTGAATTCTTCCAAAGCCAG CCAACTTTGGCTCCTGAGAGCCATCCTCCGGAGCACCAGGTTCCACAGCAACTGGCTTCTTCCACGGATGCACCCCCACTGGAGGAGCCAAAGGGATCTGTCCAGTTATTGCCTGACCCGTCTGTAGGGAAGTTTGAAGACTTCCAGGAAAAGAGACCCATTGTGACCTTTCCTGTACATGTCAGCTTGACTACAGAGCCCCTGGGAGAGGTCCTACACCTACCATCCCATTACCTGCTGGAAAAAGAGGAGCTACCcattgtgcttccttttccagaaGGATTAA
- the LOC127558384 gene encoding fetuin-B-like isoform X2 has translation MILTLSLGLLVLVHGACSTSPPGEVYQPPPQPSCNDSRVLSVAGLALEKINEDRKEGYIFSLNRVADVQEHRQAGSGSVYYLTLDVLETYCHVLSKKNWKDCEARRLHDSIYGQCKAIFYVNLPRRILYLPAYNCTIRPVSSREIATLCPDCPVLLPNNISDPWISQTVTESLKKINKEIGVGKAFHLFKVTEARTQWVVGPSFFVDFLVTESPCTKSLPKACLPPLANAQPVGICEGSLIRDEIETSVSGKCEFFQSQPTSAPESHPPEHQVPQQLASSTDAPPLEEPKGSVQLLPDPSVGKFEDFQEKRPIVTFPVHVSLTTEPLGEVLHLPSHYLLEKEELPIVLPFPEGLRSNECPGPAEYPNSLILPP, from the exons ATGATCCTCACTCTCTCCCTGGGCCTCTTGGTCCTGGTGCATGGTGCCTGCAGTACATCTCCCCCAGGTGAGGTCTACCAGCCTCCTCCCCAGCCCAGCTGCAATGACTCTCGAGTGTTGTCCGTGGCGGGCCTTGCTTTGGAAAAGATCAATGAGGACCGGAAGGAAGGCTACATCTTCAGCCTCAATCGAGTGGCTGATGTCCAAGAACATCGTCAG GCAGGTTCAGGCTCCGTGTACTACCTCACCCTTGATGTGTTAGAAACATATTGTCACGTGCTCAgcaagaaaaactggaaagattgtGAGGCCAGGCGGCTGCATGATTCG ATTTATGGCCAGTGCAAAGCCATATTTTATGTTAACTTGCCAAGAAGAATTCTCTACTTACCTGCCTATAATTGCACCATTCGTCCAG TGTCTAGTAGAGAGATTGCCACATTGTGCCCCGATTGCCCCGTGCTCCTTCCCAACAACATCTCAGATCCATGGATTTCTCAAACTGTTACTGAAtctctgaaaaaaatcaacaaggaGATTGGAGTGGGGAAGGCATTTCATCTCTTCAAAGTCACCGAAGCTCGAACCCAG tGGGTAGTGGGCCCTTCCTTCTTCGTGGATTTCTTAGTCACCGAGTCGCCCTGCACCAAGTCACTGCCTAAAGCATGTCTGCCGCCACTTGCTAATGCCCAG CCTGTAGGGATTTGCGAGGGTTCCCTAATTCGCGACGAAATCGAAACATCTGTCTCTGGGAAGTGTGAATTCTTCCAAAGCCAG CCAACTTCAGCCCCTGAGAGCCATCCTCCAGAGCACCAG GTTCCACAGCAACTGGCTTCTTCCACGGATGCACCCCCACTGGAGGAGCCAAAGGGATCTGTCCAGTTATTGCCTGACCCGTCTGTAGGGAAGTTTGAAGACTTCCAGGAAAAGAGACCCATTGTGACCTTTCCTGTACATGTCAGCTTGACTACAGAGCCCCTGGGAGAGGTCCTACACCTACCATCCCATTACCTGCTGGAAAAAGAGGAGCTACCcattgtgcttccttttccagaaGGATTAA